The following coding sequences are from one Streptomyces angustmyceticus window:
- a CDS encoding SUKH-4 family immunity protein, with protein MVTFAQAQERAERWVNGDVPAPLHREVRVREFDLGFVAWAEDREGGPTTEGGRSRLVIARDSGEATLWPGLPVGEVIRRFEEEYGAPADGGYAPEVPPQRIDLEATSFLLTPPEWLQEAADTIGGAVRPRAGGTGAGSSAGPVGSAGEAPGVSAAPAAAASAPAAGASASDAWAEVSVNGTGGGAAGAGAQAGAGVSGAPEPWAGADTTDGAGSEDRSVGLPQTVFAPPLAGSDEEDDAARTPRVRPEARTELLQGGSQLPRTQVAPALDVPDGAGQERPAGGPAGVPLPPPMPPAPPTGAGLSDLPPPSGPPVVDVPPPPGVAVPGAGAPAAAGPGVPGPGTPPAAGGVHAAATMLADGSALPGNAAAGPPPPGVPGPPGAGPDGVPQDPPQAARDGAGGPVASGPGASGAPAGGYVPTQMVSQLDAVDLDLSAVDGPGGTGAAGGTDEAGASGSGSGGTDASASGPASGGPGPGGVHAAATMLADGASLQAGLAGAAGPDGAAGGPGVAPPGPPGPPGAPRPPGPPGPPGPPGAPKPPGPPGRPTASAGGRGSGGQDGPPPPPSAPPAAGGTGGGVHAAATMLAGGAALPGDGPGGPAVPPSAGPAAPPQAPPGQPGPPQAPPGPPAAQGGGQAPGGGYGYPQAPGGQPTVGPGYMAVLSYRAPDGSEQKIVRRSAPGTPHPEWQLLHELRGMNVPPQQVLELHTELECCDLPGGYCARMIRDNWPQVRISHTAAYGRDHASRQQGVRHLVEHQGELHQVADGPARPAPVRAPLPHPSQVQPVPPVPPQLIGQELEQAFGPQGIFRFDQRAVSRHGVPDVVAQTLVWSGLPVDFGPFFWAQAQPGRPVPTLAELAAERMVQPASDAGSYLVMGNDFGRQLCVQYGTGHIVAVPLEAGPGGVPATPQFVNSGLPEFARCLAMLGRMWRLRYGLTPEQAGRWTVDFQAQLVALDPPALGSPETWWSVLLEQMWDGLL; from the coding sequence GTGGTGACGTTCGCGCAGGCGCAGGAGCGCGCGGAGCGGTGGGTGAACGGTGACGTCCCGGCGCCGCTGCACCGTGAGGTGCGGGTGCGGGAGTTCGATCTGGGCTTCGTGGCCTGGGCCGAGGACCGGGAGGGCGGCCCGACGACGGAGGGCGGCCGGTCCCGGCTGGTGATCGCGCGGGACAGCGGGGAGGCGACGCTGTGGCCGGGGCTGCCGGTGGGTGAGGTGATCCGGCGCTTCGAGGAGGAGTACGGCGCCCCCGCGGACGGCGGGTACGCGCCCGAGGTGCCGCCGCAGCGGATCGACCTGGAGGCCACGTCGTTTCTGCTGACGCCGCCGGAGTGGCTGCAGGAGGCGGCGGACACGATCGGCGGGGCGGTCCGGCCCCGTGCCGGGGGCACGGGGGCCGGGAGTTCCGCGGGCCCTGTGGGATCTGCCGGTGAGGCCCCGGGGGTGTCGGCGGCTCCTGCTGCCGCTGCGTCCGCGCCCGCTGCCGGGGCGTCGGCCTCGGATGCCTGGGCCGAGGTGAGTGTGAACGGCACCGGCGGCGGGGCGGCCGGTGCCGGTGCGCAGGCGGGCGCCGGTGTGTCCGGCGCGCCGGAGCCGTGGGCCGGGGCGGACACGACCGACGGTGCGGGGAGCGAGGACCGGTCGGTGGGGCTGCCCCAGACGGTCTTCGCGCCGCCGCTGGCCGGTTCCGACGAGGAGGACGACGCCGCGCGCACGCCGCGCGTCCGGCCCGAGGCCAGGACCGAACTGCTGCAGGGCGGCAGCCAGTTGCCGCGTACGCAGGTGGCGCCCGCGCTGGACGTGCCGGACGGGGCCGGGCAGGAGCGCCCGGCCGGCGGGCCGGCCGGGGTTCCGCTGCCGCCGCCGATGCCGCCCGCGCCGCCGACGGGCGCGGGGCTGTCGGATCTGCCGCCGCCGTCGGGGCCGCCGGTTGTCGACGTACCGCCGCCCCCGGGTGTCGCCGTGCCCGGTGCCGGTGCGCCCGCCGCGGCCGGACCCGGCGTGCCCGGTCCCGGGACGCCGCCCGCGGCCGGTGGGGTGCACGCCGCGGCCACGATGCTGGCCGACGGTTCGGCGCTGCCCGGGAACGCCGCCGCGGGACCGCCGCCTCCGGGCGTGCCGGGTCCGCCCGGCGCGGGCCCGGACGGTGTGCCGCAGGACCCGCCGCAGGCCGCGCGGGACGGGGCGGGCGGCCCCGTGGCGTCCGGCCCGGGTGCGTCCGGTGCGCCGGCCGGTGGCTACGTACCGACGCAGATGGTCTCGCAGCTGGACGCGGTGGATCTGGATCTCAGCGCGGTGGACGGGCCGGGCGGGACGGGTGCGGCCGGTGGTACCGACGAGGCCGGTGCCTCGGGTTCCGGTTCCGGCGGCACGGATGCCTCCGCTTCCGGCCCTGCCTCCGGCGGCCCCGGCCCCGGTGGGGTGCACGCCGCGGCGACGATGCTCGCCGACGGCGCGTCCCTGCAGGCCGGGCTCGCGGGCGCGGCGGGGCCGGACGGCGCGGCCGGCGGCCCCGGCGTGGCGCCGCCCGGTCCGCCCGGCCCCCCTGGCGCGCCCAGGCCCCCCGGTCCGCCCGGTCCCCCCGGTCCGCCCGGGGCTCCCAAGCCGCCCGGTCCGCCCGGCAGGCCCACCGCGTCCGCGGGCGGCCGGGGCTCCGGCGGCCAGGACGGTCCGCCGCCCCCGCCCTCCGCACCGCCCGCCGCCGGCGGCACCGGTGGCGGGGTGCATGCCGCGGCGACCATGCTCGCCGGTGGCGCGGCGCTGCCCGGCGACGGTCCGGGCGGCCCCGCCGTGCCCCCGTCGGCCGGTCCCGCCGCCCCGCCCCAGGCCCCGCCCGGTCAGCCCGGCCCGCCGCAGGCTCCGCCGGGCCCGCCCGCCGCGCAGGGCGGCGGCCAGGCGCCCGGTGGCGGCTACGGCTATCCGCAGGCGCCCGGCGGTCAGCCGACGGTCGGCCCGGGCTACATGGCCGTGCTCAGCTACCGCGCGCCGGACGGCTCCGAGCAGAAGATCGTGCGGCGTTCGGCGCCGGGTACGCCGCATCCGGAGTGGCAGCTGCTGCACGAGCTGCGCGGGATGAACGTTCCGCCGCAGCAGGTGCTGGAGCTGCACACGGAGCTGGAGTGCTGTGATCTGCCGGGCGGCTACTGCGCCCGGATGATCCGGGACAACTGGCCGCAGGTGCGGATCAGCCACACCGCCGCGTACGGCAGGGACCACGCCTCGCGCCAGCAGGGCGTACGGCACCTCGTCGAGCACCAGGGCGAGTTGCACCAGGTCGCGGACGGTCCGGCGCGGCCGGCTCCGGTGCGGGCGCCGTTGCCGCATCCGTCGCAGGTGCAGCCGGTGCCCCCGGTGCCGCCGCAGCTGATCGGGCAGGAGCTGGAGCAGGCGTTCGGGCCGCAGGGGATCTTCCGGTTCGACCAGCGGGCGGTCTCCCGGCACGGGGTGCCCGACGTGGTGGCGCAGACCCTGGTGTGGTCCGGGCTGCCGGTCGACTTCGGGCCGTTCTTCTGGGCGCAGGCGCAGCCGGGCCGTCCGGTGCCGACGCTGGCCGAACTCGCGGCGGAGCGGATGGTGCAGCCCGCCTCGGACGCCGGGTCGTACCTGGTGATGGGCAATGACTTCGGCCGTCAGCTGTGTGTGCAGTACGGGACCGGGCACATCGTGGCGGTGCCGTTGGAGGCCGGTCCGGGCGGTGTGCCCGCGACGCCGCAGTTCGTGAACTCCGGGCTGCCGGAGTTCGCGCGGTGTCTGGCGATGCTGGGGCGGATGTGGCGGCTGCGCTACGGGCTGACGCCGGAGCAGGCGGGCCGCTGGACGGTCGACTTCCAGGCGCAGCTGGTCGCGCTGGACCCGCCGGCGCTGGGGTCGCCGGAGACCTGGTGGTCGGTGCTGCTGGAGCAGATGTGGGACGGGCTGCTGTAG
- a CDS encoding LCP family protein, with product MALLVLVVAVVAVGAWLYASAGRQLRHMDALGDYPGRPSAGKGTNWLLIGSDSRTGLTPRQRRDLHVGNNDVRNTDTIMVLHYGDHGPTLVSLPRDSYVPIPGHGNRKINEAFADGGPQLLTRTVEQATGLRIDHYAEVNFLGFVRVVDAVEGVRLCLDKPLRDERSGADFPAGCRRMNGTQALAYVRARYADPEGDLGRVKRQRQLLGAVADEMASPDILLDPTRLQRVLDASLAALRVDDGTDLARVLDMGWSMKQIAGGEGSATTVPVLRPGVMVSGVGSVLRWDGTAASRLFQALRADDRIPTSDTK from the coding sequence GTGGCGCTGCTGGTGCTGGTCGTCGCGGTGGTGGCGGTCGGGGCCTGGCTGTACGCCTCGGCGGGGCGGCAGTTGCGGCACATGGACGCCCTGGGCGACTACCCGGGGCGGCCGTCCGCGGGCAAGGGCACGAACTGGCTGCTGATCGGCTCGGACAGCCGTACCGGGCTGACCCCGCGGCAGCGCAGGGACCTGCACGTCGGCAACAACGACGTCCGCAACACCGACACCATCATGGTGCTGCACTACGGCGACCACGGGCCGACGCTGGTCAGCCTGCCGCGCGACAGCTACGTCCCGATACCGGGTCACGGCAACCGGAAGATCAATGAGGCCTTCGCGGACGGCGGGCCCCAGCTGCTCACCCGAACGGTGGAGCAGGCGACCGGTCTGCGGATCGACCACTACGCCGAGGTGAACTTCCTGGGCTTCGTGCGGGTCGTGGACGCGGTGGAGGGGGTGCGGCTGTGCCTGGACAAGCCGCTGCGGGACGAGCGGTCGGGGGCCGACTTCCCGGCGGGCTGCCGGCGGATGAACGGCACTCAGGCGCTGGCGTACGTACGGGCCCGGTACGCGGACCCCGAGGGTGACCTCGGACGGGTGAAGCGCCAGCGGCAATTGCTCGGTGCGGTTGCCGACGAGATGGCCTCCCCGGACATCCTCCTGGACCCGACGCGGCTGCAGCGCGTGCTGGACGCCTCGCTGGCGGCGCTGCGGGTGGACGACGGCACGGACCTGGCGCGGGTGCTGGATATGGGCTGGTCGATGAAGCAGATCGCCGGGGGCGAGGGGAGTGCGACGACGGTTCCGGTGCTGCGTCCCGGGGTGATGGTGAGCGGTGTCGGGTCGGTGCTGCGGTGGGACGGGACCGCGGCGAGTCGGCTGTTCCAGGCGCTGCGCGCAGATGATCGGATTCCGACTTCTGACACCAAATAA
- a CDS encoding coiled-coil domain-containing protein, with product MSASVSPHGFETVRGRGYRPEDVDRRVTGLSIDRDSCWERAARLTVLSNEMEAELARLRAYLAQQPPQTYESLGREARLILTTAESEAARLRTEAEEAAGELRDAAAGHADEVRDAAERAGEEVRAETETRARRTDRAARGEATELAAVAAEEAERLRSEAAEGLAEVRRRTAQLLSDQEKRQTEEWEAAGRELAALEEETDRRVAELDARGKAVRADARRQYAEAEETARHRQEDGEDRAAGLLARARAEAERLERGTERILRAHETEREEVRVHMTHVRNSLAVLTGKAPVAEEDEEGAGEPRDGAADEADTLETQLPRRGGGPDA from the coding sequence ATGAGTGCATCGGTTTCGCCTCACGGGTTCGAGACCGTACGAGGGCGTGGCTACCGGCCGGAGGACGTGGACCGCCGGGTCACGGGGCTCTCGATCGACCGCGACTCCTGCTGGGAGCGGGCCGCACGGCTCACCGTCCTGTCCAACGAGATGGAGGCCGAACTCGCGCGGCTGCGCGCCTATCTGGCGCAGCAGCCGCCGCAGACGTACGAGTCGCTCGGCCGCGAGGCGCGGCTGATCCTGACGACCGCGGAGTCCGAGGCGGCGCGGCTGCGGACCGAGGCGGAGGAGGCGGCCGGGGAGTTGCGGGACGCGGCGGCCGGGCACGCGGACGAGGTGCGGGACGCGGCCGAGCGGGCGGGCGAGGAGGTGCGGGCCGAGACGGAGACCCGGGCCCGGCGGACGGACCGGGCGGCGCGCGGCGAGGCCACGGAGCTGGCGGCCGTGGCGGCCGAGGAGGCCGAACGGCTGCGGAGCGAGGCGGCCGAGGGGCTGGCGGAGGTGCGCCGGCGCACCGCGCAGTTGCTGAGCGACCAGGAGAAGCGGCAGACGGAGGAGTGGGAGGCGGCCGGGCGGGAACTCGCGGCGCTGGAGGAGGAGACGGACCGGCGGGTCGCGGAGCTGGACGCCCGCGGGAAGGCGGTCCGCGCCGACGCCCGGCGGCAGTACGCGGAGGCGGAGGAGACCGCCCGGCACCGCCAGGAGGACGGCGAGGACCGCGCCGCCGGGCTGCTGGCGCGGGCCCGTGCGGAGGCGGAGCGCCTGGAGCGGGGCACGGAGCGGATCCTGCGCGCCCACGAGACGGAGCGCGAGGAGGTGCGGGTCCATATGACGCACGTCCGCAACAGCCTGGCGGTGCTGACCGGGAAGGCGCCGGTGGCGGAGGAGGACGAGGAGGGCGCCGGGGAGCCGCGGGACGGCGCCGCCGATGAGGCGGACACCCTGGAGACCCAGCTGCCCCGCCGGGGCGGCGGACCGGACGCCTGA